The sequence below is a genomic window from Neodiprion pinetum isolate iyNeoPine1 chromosome 7, iyNeoPine1.2, whole genome shotgun sequence.
CTTAATACAACGTGCGCCAAGTGCGGAACGCACGGTCATCTTTCAAGTGATTGCTTCATGAGCCCGGGCGGCAAAACTTACGAGCTGATACCTGAAATCGAGGGGGAGGACAAAACAGAAGAAGCGACAAAGCCAGAGATAGAGGAGGGTACAGTTGAGACGAAGATTAAGAAGCATAAGTCCAAGAAATCAAAGAGTAAGAAGAAGTCCAAGAAATCAAAGTCAAACGAAGAACCACTGGGCAATGACAGCGACTCTGAGGATGGGGAGAGAGGGAAGAAGTCGTCAAAAAAACGAAGCAAGGATAAGAAGAGAAAAcgaaagaaggagaagaagggCAGGGATAATTCGTCACAAAGTAATTCGACCGATGAAGACGACAAGAATGGCGACGAAGAGGATATTGATGGAATAAAGAGTTCTTTGAAGCGAAAGATTTCCGAGCTTGGCAAAGAGAGGCGCACGAAAAAGTGTAAATATTCCAGTTCTAAGCGTTAGGAATGatcaagaataataataataataataataataataataataataatatcatccTCGAACaagtcgaaaattgaaaacaaaatctaTCCAACTCACTGGCGTTAAATATTTGTAAGTTAGGTGAACGTTTTCAGCCAGTACATCTGCCGCCAGATCGTA
It includes:
- the LOC124223202 gene encoding zinc finger CCHC domain-containing protein 17; the protein is MTGCELNQIFLGEVAAVQNYGAFVRIPGCTQQGLVHKSQVSSSHVDDVGDVLQRGERVWCKIISINEEGKISLSMKLVNQGNGTDLDPNGVQLQRDEQKRKTMGPNQRKVIQLQAVLNTTCAKCGTHGHLSSDCFMSPGGKTYELIPEIEGEDKTEEATKPEIEEGTVETKIKKHKSKKSKSKKKSKKSKSNEEPLGNDSDSEDGERGKKSSKKRSKDKKRKRKKEKKGRDNSSQSNSTDEDDKNGDEEDIDGIKSSLKRKISELGKERRTKKCKYSSSKR